A section of the Phycodurus eques isolate BA_2022a chromosome 4, UOR_Pequ_1.1, whole genome shotgun sequence genome encodes:
- the akirin1 gene encoding akirin-1 codes for MACGATLKRSMEFEALLSPQSPKRRRCNPLPGTPGTPSPQRCNNLRAAVDGPTHSVSSQSVAGENRLTPEQIFQNLRQEYSRIQRRRQLEGAFNQTEACGPSYAASPSSSLHAPSSPPGASRRDQPSFTLKQVSYLCERLLKDHEEKIREEYEQILNTKLSEQYESFVKFTQDQIMRRYGARPASYVS; via the exons ATGGCTTGCGGGGCGACGCTAAAGCGCTCGATGGAGTTCGAGGCCCTCCTCAGTCCCCAGTCTCCCAAGCGGAGACGGTGCAACCCCCTACCGGGGACTCCCGGCACTCCGTCCCCGCAAAGATGCAACAACCTCCGCGCCGCCGTGGACGGCCCGACGCACTCCGTGTCGTCGCAGAGCGTGGCGGGCGAGAACAGACTGACGCCAG AGCAGATCTTCCAAAACCTGCGCCAGGAGTACAGCAGGATCCAGAGGAGGCGGCAGCTGGAGGGGGCCTTCAACCAGACGGAGGCCTGCGGACCCTCCTACGCCGCCAGCCCCTCTTCATCCCTGCACGCCCCCAGCTCCCCACCAG GCGCCTCGAGACGAGACCAGCCCTCGTTCACGCTCAAGCAGGTGAGCTACCTGTGCGAGCGCTTGCTCAAAGATCACGAGGAGAAGATCCGCGAGGAGTACGAACAGATCCTTAACACAAAACTCTCag AACAATATGAATCGTTTGTGAAATTCACACAAGATCAGATCATGCGAAGATACGGCGCCCGGCCTGCTAGTT